The Oncorhynchus nerka isolate Pitt River linkage group LG11, Oner_Uvic_2.0, whole genome shotgun sequence genome includes the window CTTGTCGCAGACTGCCCATGCGCAGAGTCCCCAGCGGCTGTGTGGCTAATGAAGAATAATAAATCATGAAAGGTTTTTCAGGTACAGCCGAGAGAGtgtaagaggagagggggagagagagaggggggagagagagaacgaaagagcgagcgagagagagtgtgtgaaagagaggcgcagagagagagagagagacacagcctgCCCTTCGCCTCAGAGCAGAGGCAGATCGAGTCCCAGCAGCATTGAACGTAGTCGAGGTATCGAGACTGTCACTGGTATCTTAATTACAGTCAATTGTGAAACGGAAACTTTGCAGAAGAAAATATAAACGAATGAGACAATCTTTTTACGGGCGGTTGTGTTTTGGAAATCCGTACCAGGAGGAGAGAAAACAACTTTTTTTCTACTATTAGTTTTTCGTTGCATAATCTTGGAGGAGCTCCCCAAAACAACGACACATCCACGGCGACCAAAATAAGACTCTTGGAGGACGAAATTTAGAGAAAGAACGAACGAGTAATATTAACATTATTTTTTGGTCATCGCGCCACAGCCCATAGCGGAAGAGGTAAACGAGTGCGCAGGCGACATCTCCTCTCCAGCAAAACTACGGCGCGCGGCCATACCTCCATACACAGGGCTAGGTAATAATATATGCGCCAACAACCAGAGAATTGGATGTTCATCTTTCCATATTGTAGCAGCTACAGTTACAGTATATAAGACAGTGTCTTCAGATTCCCGGAGAAGCAACACTGGGCTTCAACTCCAATCGAAGAGGCGGAGTCTTAACTTATTAAAAGGAACTTGCCGAGACTCGGACGCCTGCAAACATGATGATGATGTCTCTGAACAGCAAGCAGGCATTCGCCATGGCCCACGCCAGCTTGCCCGAGCCCAAGTATTCCTTGCATTCCTCCTCGTCCTCCACTTTGACTTCGAATGCGCCCTCCTCGTGCTCGTCTTCCCGACACAGTAGCACCATCATCAGCAGCGGCGGAGGCAACTCGGAGGCGATGCGCCGAGGATGTCTCCCAACCCCACCGGTACGTATTCTGCATAATTACCGCTTAAAGGCACATTTTGACAGCCCCCTTTttttgtgatgtttttttcaTGTCTGCACAGCAAATCACCCAGCACCTCCATtttttcccttcctctccccaacTTATGTATTCAGTCGGGTTTGCCTTAAGTATTAATTTTGATGACCTGGGATGTTGCATGTGTGTTCTTttttaggattttttttctcatctcATTCAGGAAATGTTTTAAACCACGGAGTGGAGTGAGAATTCCCTGCTGACAGTTATGTGTGCATTCTATTTGCAATTGCAGAGCAATATATTCGGAGGCTTGGATGAGAGTTTGTTGGCCCGCGCTGAAGCTCTGGCGGCGGTGGATATTGTCTCGCAGACCAAGAGCCACCACCATCCTCCACACCACAGTCCCTTCAAGCCGGACGCGACCTACCACACCATGAACACTCTCCCCTGCACCTCCTCATCGTCTTCTTCCTCGGTGCCTATTTCTCACCCTTCAGCCCTTTCCGGCCAcggtcaccaccaccatcatcaccatcaccaccaccaccaaccccaccagGCGCTGGAGGGCGACTTGCTGGACCACATCACCCCAGGACTGGCTCTCGGGTCCATGGCAGGGCCAGACGGCTCCGCAACTGCGCATCCTGCTCACATGGCGGGCATGAACCACATGCACCAGGCAGCCCTCAACATGGCTCATGCCCACGGGCTACCATCCCACATGGGCTGCATGAGCGACGTGGACGCCGATCCCAGGGACTTGGAAGCCTTCGCTGAGAGGTTTAAACAGAGACGGATCAAACTCGGCGTGACCCAGGCGGATGTAGGGGGAGCCCTGGCCAACCTGAAGATTCCTGGCGTGGGCTCCCTCAGCCAGAGTACCATCTGCCGATTCGAGTCCCTCACCCTCTCCCACAACAACATGATAGCTTTGAAGCCGATTCTACAGGCATGGCTGGAAGAAGCCGAGAAATCACACCGGGAGAAACTCAACAAACCCGAGCTATATAACGGCGGAGAGAAGAAGCGGAAGCGCACGTCGATAGCAGCACCGGAAAAGCGATCACTGGAAGCTTACTTCGCCATTCAGCCGCGTCCTTCCTCAGAAAAAATCGCTGCTATAGCAGAGAAACTGGACCTCAAAAAGAACGTGGTGCGGGTCTGGTTTTGCAACCAACGGCAGAAACAGAAACGAATGAAATATTCTGCATGCGTCTGACTCTGAACACTCGCtctaaaaaaaaataattaaaaaaactATCAACCTACGTTGAGAGACTGAACACTGTTTAGAGACGATTTGTATTATATTTCTTATCACACACTTTTTCAATCATCAATGACTTGTGCTTTGAACAACCCGAATAATTAATATACATTCAAAATGACTGAAAGCTCAAACCACTACTGCGGTCACGTCTTATTCGCACCAGAAGGGATGTGGAGTCATGTACAGGAGCATTTGAACAGAGCAAGTAAGACCTCTGTTTTTTCTCCACTTAGACCTACTATTCTTCACCCTTTTATGTCAGTTAAGTATTATAGGCTTTAATCACACGTATTTTTTTGGTTTGTGATATTGGTTAATTTATCATAGCCTACAATATTGAACGTACTGAAAAGAATAGTTGTTTACCATGGGAAGATAGGCCTACAGTATTTTGACACAGCACTTGGTCGGTGCCTATTGGCATAGTATTGGTGTGTTTATATTTGTGTCGTAAGGCTACATTTTCCCTCTGAGTTTATTATTATGACGATGCAGTCTGGCATTAATTCTGGGTCCATGAGGGGAAATAGGACAGTACAGTAAGCGCTTGCCGGGTCTTGGAAGCTATTATTAGAGTACTGCCAAACAACGCCGTGTAAATGATTAATTTAGTGGTCACATGACCTTCATTTTGTGTCCCATGTAATTAATTCCACCTATTTCGTTATAAAGTGTGATGAAAAGCTGAAAGATGAAGAAACGTGGTAAGATATAAAGCAAAGACCCAGAGTTTAGGCCCTAATCGAGCAACACTGTTTATACAATATAGCTGGTGTAGGGTTTTTTTTTTATTGCATAAACATCTATCTGGCTGTAGATGGGCCTATAGAAATAGTGGATCAAATGTATGCATTTGATTGGGGTTTACAATTGCCAAATATGATTGTTTTACTACCGTTTACAATAGGGCTACGTTTGTTTTTGCCAGCCAACGTGGGTCTGTTTCTTATGAACTATTTATTAGATGAGGCCGTGTTTACATCATTATATATTTATTGGgattccccctcctcttcctcctccctcgtTTTGCTTGAGAAAAGCTAATTCTGACAGCAAGTGAAACGTGTTTTCGTATAGGGAAATGACAGCTAAATCTAGACCTATAGTCACGAATTTCATTTAGTTTCTGCTAAACGTTCGAGATGGTACAATCGAGAGATATATGCGATAGTATACtcttttaaattatttttatgtATGTTTTTTTCTGGTTATTTATTTGTATAAATATGCGCGTCATTATGAAGTCGTTGCTTGTTAAATTCACCTTGTTTCGTAATGTTTTCTTATTGAGAAAATAACCGTTTCATGGAAGTATACGTGTAAAATGTAAATATTTCATTGGAACCAGTTGCACATAATTATATCCGTACAGGTTTTGCTGTATAGCTGTTTTAGCTGAGGTACCTTCCTTCTGTAATGTCTGTTGCTTTTGGATTCCTGGTcgaattatttttgtatttatttattacattCATGTATCTTTAAGTTATTTAATAATTGAATTGCAATATGTGTTTCATTAAAGAACAAATTTTAACATTTTATTGGACGTTTTGAATGAGTCTTTTTGTGTAGGCCCAATTCTTGGAAAGAGCGAAATGCTTGGATACTGCATCTGCGTATTGCAATGCATGGTCAATCTAATTTAAAGACTCAAATTGAATTGAGAAATATATTCCTTCAAAGCATCAATGCAATGATCATCCTAAATCTGTCTTTTATGCTGAAAGGTGCAAAGATAGACCATCAAGCATCAATAGATCCTATTTTTACATATCCAATTTCTCTACAAATTCCAGAAAAATCCCATTACTGTCCCACCATGCACTGTAAAAAAGACACGTGTTTTTTTTCTACTGAATGGCTGCCAGCTCGCTCTTGCAGCTCGCGGTAGCCTACCTGAGAACAAATGCTAATATTCTATTAGAGTCTAATCATGGAGTCTATAGAGAACTGGATAGGTCCCTCGAGCGCAGCCCTGCCAGATGTCAGCCCGCCAGAAAAACAGCCTCGCCTGCCAATGTGCCCGTCTCTATTTAAATACACAGTCAAACACTGCTCCGGTGCGAGGCATGATATGGCTTTGAAGCAGGTTAGGCTACACCTTGGTTTGCGCGGGAGGTTCAGcctgaatttttttttaaatcaacatttTGAATAGTGTCATTTCTAAAGCACCGTTCATGTCAGGCCGATGGGGGCTTGGCTGCATGGCTGGTTTTGACTAGATAGAGTGCTTATGTCAAAATGGACTATGGgtatagcaggttaggagaatttacgCGGCGggttaggataattaggttaTGGTTAGGAAAAGGATGAGGAAAAGGATGAGGGTTAGGACTAGcctaaaatacaaaaaaatgttgATGTCAATTTGACATAAGCTTTACCTAATGTAGACATGACCTGCATGGCTTGCTGACTGTCTGCTTGGAACGTTTGAACGTTCTATGGGGTTTTCAGTTCTGCAGCTTTCAGCACCACGGATAGCTCCCATTCtacctgagggagagaggagaggaaacgggAGCCAGCCGCATCCTATTTGCACTTCTGAAATCTGTCCTCCACATTTTAAAGAGAGTATTTATAGCAGCAGAATGTATTTGCATGTGATTATTTTTGAAAAATCTAATTTGATTATAAATTGTAATTGAAACAGTGAGGGGGAATGCAGTGTAGGGTAGGCtataataataaatattataATACAAATAATGCTGCAAATAAAATATTTCTTATTAGTGCATTCCATCAATTAATTAGGAAAGGGATTCAGTAGCCTATTGATATGCAAAGTTCCACCTTTTGCTTGCTGTGAAACCGGAAGTGCATTATCTGGCAACAACATTGGGCTACACACAGAAGTTGGTGTATAATCTAGTTGGTGAAAATATGATTGGTACACCTCTCTATTAGGCTACTTTGTATCTATAACTTTGGCATCTCATCATTTCTAAAACCAATTTAACCCCTTGCCAGCCTACCTCCCTGAAATGACCACACGATGACGTCAGATTTCTAACCAGGCCTATGGCTGTGTTTCGGTCATCTTTGGAATGGCCCGCATGGCCATGGcagaatatatttatttatttctaaaTAGAGATTTACAAGAATACTTGGTTTATTTCTACCAAATATAAGAACTTTCACCGGATATATCAATTAGTGACACAATTATGTGTTACTAACTGTGACAATAAATGAACCGTTATTTTATTGTATTCCGTAATATAACCATTATGCTCCAAGATAAAAGCATATACTTTTTCCACATATCTCTTAAATGTATAAAAGGCTTAAACACAAAATCAAAGCGGCTTAAAACACCACGATTAGGGCAATTGATTAATAATATCAAAACGAGCTGCTTTTAACGAGACAGTCTTGATGTTTCATCAATTAAAAGATGCTCCTGGTGAGCGATTCTAATTTCCCCTAAATGAGCCATTCACTTAATACGCTAATAAGAGCGAATTATTAAATTACACATCGAATTATGAAAAGCAGATAATTATGAGGCGCGAGCGAGAAGTATAGAGCTAAGTAGTCATTAGCTATCGCTGTTAATTACTCAGCGTTGGTCAGGGAGGGCTGCAGAGAGAATGTCTCATCGGGAATTGAAATTAACTTAATGCAGTGAGTCTCGCTGCTTGACACCAGCCCAGCGTGTGTTTAGTGCACTGACTGCACACTGGTAGTATGGCAGCTCCCTCCACAGCTAGACAGACTATTCCCCTATTTAACTTTCCGATATATAGGTGCGAACAAGTCTGTTGGGATtatttgccacacacacacacacacacacacacacacacacacacacacacacacacacacacacacacacacacacacacacacacacatctcagccAAGCCAAGCCAAGCAGTTTACATAGCCTATAAAGGTCTGTGTTTCTTCTATGTTGCTTCTGCTCCATACATTAAGACATGGCACCAATACACTGTGGTCGCTACATTCAGAAAGTAAAGGGCAGCAGTGTTTCCCTTTGTTATAATTAAGCCTTCTGTTTTATTTTTCTCCTTTCCCCTGAACATTTCCCCCTTTCACAGGGATGCTGATGAAATTTTAATGAAGCCGGGGACTGTCTGAGCTCCGCCTGGGGAGCTGCGAATAGAATATTTTAACTGTACATTTACACCAAGTGTCTTCCTTCAAAGATGCGACTGAGATCTGGAATTAGAGGAAACACAAGGTCAGAAATCGAACGCGAGACACTGTAACCCTTTATTTAGCATTGGTGGCGCTCAACTACACTGCATTTCGCCAACATATCGCACCATTGTCCCTGTACTGTCATCGCGCCATGGCTCTTTGAATAACACTAATATGGTCGCCAATCTCCGTGTGATTCGAGATTTATAGTTGTTGATACAATATTAATGAATTATCACTGGTGATTAGTTTGAAGTGTTTTACAGAGGCGAATCAATGGAGTTGCATAAAGAAGGAGAAAATACATGGGTGGCCATTACTTCTTTCACACGTATAAACGGGTGAGTATAGACTATACTGTCAGCTGATAGGATGGGCGTGTTGTTTTGAAAGTGCAGGACAAGTTATTTGGTGTGATTGAAAATAAACgtgacccccccctctctctctcacacacacacacacacacacacacacacacacacacacacacacacacacacacacctctcgaCCTCTCAGGCACCTCTCTCACTCCTCACCTCATGCACGCGCCATGCACTCTCATTATCCCGCACTTCTGCCTATGTATCGTGCTACCTATTCAGAGCATGCCATCCCAATAACTCAGAAGTGTACTCTCCGACGACAATTCGTTGAATTCTGCAGATTTCATTCAAATCTTATAGGCAACAAAATGATAGGCGTGGCCAAACTTCTAAGTATTTCAGTGGTATTATGTAAACATATTTCACTCTTGCATTTTACGGGCTATATTTGAACACGTAGGCCTCCCAAGAGGGCTTAATGATTTCTTATTCAATGCTATACCACAGCTATTTAATGCCCTACTCATTTTCCCATGGCAGGTGACGAAGGACCATTTAATGTTTTGGACAGGGACAACTCAATTATGGCTTGTATCCGTCATGAAACATGATACATATGAATAGGGCCATCGCCATAATTATAACATTGACTTCTTTGTATGCATTATCTCAATTTAAAAATGTGAATGCATTATCTCAATGTTAAATGTATGCATGATCTAAATGAAGTATTTTCCAGCTATTATGTAAagctaacagaatggagaggtATGGATGGAATAGGCCAACCTGCAGCGGGGGACATGCACATGTTGACATGAGAATAATGTGAATAATTAGTTATCTTATATGTTCTTATGTGGTTTTCTTTCACATATTTATATTTGAATGATTTAAATACTAGCGGTGGGGGCAGTGGGAAAAGTTAAACATGTTTCCTTGTCCAAGAGTTCCTGTCTTATTAAATGTTGCTGTTGATCTCTGTAAATTGCTAATCAAATATAGTCAAGTTAtcatcgttactcattgtgtatttattcctcgtgttattaattttctatttttctattatttctctattttctttctctctgcattgtaagTAAGCGCTTCACCGTTAGTCTACacatgttgtttacgaagcatgtgacaaatacaattcgatttgatttgaaatatgcCAATTAAGTTGTAAACTGCTTATTCAGTTCAAATGGTCAAACCGTCTGAAAGGATGGGATGTTGCACACACATGCGCAGCTTCATTTCGTCATTAAATATTTATCCGATTGATTTTATTTCAATAAATGGTGCTCTTCGCTTGATTTCTGTAAGAGTTGTTACAGTACGTGTTTTAAATTAAGCATCTACAGCACGGCTAAAAACACCAGCGTTATTATACAATTAACACGTTACAATGAGATTTCGGTAATTATTTCCAAATAATCTCTAAAGCCTATATGACGATAGAGATACATGGACATTAACGAGTTGAACAATGTTGAGTGTAATCTGTAATTAAGGCTCGCGTTTACTCTTAATGAACTCTTAATGGGTGTAATGCTTTATTATCAATATCATTTAAATGTCTCCGATTTGCAACCCTTTAAACGATGTGCAGTGGTCGTTATCAAAACCGCCAGGCGCCTGGGCCTACCAGTAGGCTTATGCAAGACTACGTAATGCAATGAAGTATACATTAGTCCCAAGGTTCGaaacatgattttttttttatcgtCCGAGACACAAAACAATAACATATTTTTgagaatgtaaaaaataataaaccaCAATTTTCATCACATTTCAGATGAGGCTTAGGCCTATGGCACATGTTTTAGGTATGAATAAGTTCCATTGAGGGCATGTATGTTGACCCTATCAGGTATTTTCCAATATATGTTTTCTAATGCCCCTATTTCCAAATTCATCGAGTGCTCTCCCCAACAGATTATGCCCCATTTTTCAAACGGATGGCGTCAAAATGGGCCCAATGCCATTAAATATTAAACAACCTAGGATGGGCATGCACGTTTATGAACAGTTAAGTGTCTTTCGTgcatctccctccacccccccccttcacaaccctctctccttctatctacACTGCAAAAGCCATTTAACGCATAGAGAGAGATTCGCTCATTTTCAGAGGCTGTTGCACCGTTCCGAATGAGTAAGTTGTTGTAAAGATTGGGCATCGGGTCTAATGAGAAGGTGGTATAGCTGTCTGCTGGATGTGTGTTCATTGAGCTCTGACAGCCGCGTGCTCTGTTGCAGATCTATTAATCATATCCACAAGGAGTGCCAGccagctctttctctcccccatctctccctctctctttctctttccccaactccctcccctcctcgctctctctctctcaccccagctTTCAGTTTATACAGAGCAGAATCATTTACATAAAGTCCTTAAGGCAAATAACTGTTGGGGGCTCTAATTTATATCTGATCGAAAATTAGCCGTCATTATGCGCGCCATTAGCCATGTCTTTAATGTGCTTCTAAGCACCATTTGTCAAGTAGCTTGTTAATATCCTTCAAGTCTTTAAAGTTGAGAGATCGAGCTCATTAAAGACTGTGGCACTACTGTGCTATTGATGCTGTTTTATACAACGCTGCACAGAGAGCTGGGACTACAATTTTAAAGGTATTCTTTAGTAGTGTTGTCACAAATGTATTTGCTAAAAATCCAGATGGGCTACATTATGTTTTTACGCATGAATGGGAAATGGAGAGGTATGGGCCAACACGCCTGCGTCCCATTGATTTTCTATTTTCGAATTTCTAGCCAATAACTAGCCTATCGCAGTCTAGATGAATAAATCTAGGCCTATGCCAACAGCTCACATGATGATAATAATCAGTCAAATGCAACTTGGCTGCGAATTATTCAGCAGAAGAACTTCTTCCTATTCATAAAAATGGGGTGGTCTCTGTTGGTAAAAATCAATTGATAAAGAAATGACACATGGAGTGAGACAAACACTGCTACTGTGGTATGACATGAGTAAGAAAGAGGTCAGTATTTTCTACTGGTCACGCTATGTAGCACTCAGAATCATAATTAGGGACGCACATCTTTCTACTTCGCCTGTGGGCGCCACTTCGCGAGTTATGGCGTTTTATTATTGGTCCGAAACTCctggtgtccccccccccccccctctctcgctccctctccctccctccctgaacgGATTCCTCCAGGCTAAAGCAATAAAGAGAGTAATTAGAATGCAAAGGTgtatgtcccaaattgcaccctattccctatacagtgcactacttttgactagtgctcacagggccctggttaaaagtagtgcactatagagggaataggatgccattcggGACGTAACACAGATGTAAATAAAGGGAATGGGACAGTGGTGAAGGATGAGGCGTCTAGGTCAGGCACTCATCAAAAACCCAGTTGGTAGGAAATGACACCGAGCGGTGTGCGGTGCCAGACGCCCGGGGCTACGGCTGCCAAACCACAGGCTCCACGGACTAAATTAGAGTAGCTCAATGGCGATGCATCTCAAACAACCACCACCAATGAGGATAAACACACATACGTACAGTATACGTGGGTTAAACCTAACACAATGTACTATGCATGGACATGCTATAGAGACTACATTTGATAGCATGTGCTGTCATTAGGCCTTTAAACTATGTGGCAGAAATCACATACATGGAATCCATTTGAATTGATACCCACCTTAATCGTCCCACATCCATTTGAGGTGTATAGAGGGTCATGTTTGAGTCTCTTGGCAAGTGATATTTCACTTCGACTCATCCCCACGGCCAATTAATCGTTTGATACCACAAAAGAGGCCTTTCAAAGGCTGTTGATTGAATAGCAGGCTAAACAAGAGTGATTTgatattataataacagatcagattGGCTCAGCACAAGAAACTAAGGACAGGTAATAAAGTTAGATTTGAACATAAAACACTACACACTTGAGATTACAggcatggagaggagaggagggggtctgGCTAATTACAATATTTGCATTATTAAAAATACATTAACTACCGGAATGTCATCATATTTAAGGAGCACATTGAAGCATTACATAATTGTTAGTGAACTTTCTTGGTGCTGAAATGAATCATTCATTAGCCTATATTATATTGAAGGGGATACTATAAAGGTTTAGGAGACTCAAATATGCCTCCCTATAAATATATACCAGGCTGTAAATCCATTTTCCAATTTAAAGAGCTCATTTGAATGACGACTACAAAGAGGTCGCTTTCGACAGGGAACGGGGTAAAATTCCTTTTGACATGGATGAGGTCAAATTCCTTTCGACAGGGATGAGGTGAAATTCCTTTTGACAAGGGTTGAGGTCAAATTAATTTTGACAGGGATGAGGTGAAATTAATTTTGACAGGGATGAGGTCAAATTCATTTTGACAGGTATGAGGTCAAATTCATTTTGACAGGGATGAGGTCAAATTCATTTTGACAGGGATGAGGTCAAATTCATTTTGACATTCAATTCATGAATTCAAATAATCCTTGCATTACATTCTTTCCCCCAGAATTGATTCCATTTAAATGGAATCATCTAGCCTAGATTAGACCAGTGAAAAGATCAAAGTGAGGAGGAATAAAATCCCATTCCAATAACATTATGAATAATTATACAAACCAGACGGTTATGCAGCCTACACCATTCAATAAATCCACACAATGCAAGGGTTAAGGGTGCATAGTTAACCCCCACcaccttcatcctctcctgtgattGGAGCCTGCCCAGAAAGGCAGCAGCACGACCTATGGGACTACAACTGATCAAGACGCAGTGTATTTCAAACAGAAGGAAAAGCACCATGTCACGAGAATTGAACTCAATGGAGGCTACTGCAGATAGGATGCTATTGGAAAGTGAAGACtaccacacgcacgcacgcacacacacacacacacacacacacacacacacacacacacacacacacacacacacacacacacacacacacacacacacacacacacacacacacacacacacacacacgtaacaaGTACAGTAGGCCATTAAAGTGCTTTGCTGGGTTCTCTCTGATCTCTGGATGTTAATGAGACACTCAC containing:
- the LOC115146541 gene encoding POU domain, class 4, transcription factor 2 produces the protein MMMMSLNSKQAFAMAHASLPEPKYSLHSSSSSTLTSNAPSSCSSSRHSSTIISSGGGNSEAMRRGCLPTPPSNIFGGLDESLLARAEALAAVDIVSQTKSHHHPPHHSPFKPDATYHTMNTLPCTSSSSSSSVPISHPSALSGHGHHHHHHHHHHHQPHQALEGDLLDHITPGLALGSMAGPDGSATAHPAHMAGMNHMHQAALNMAHAHGLPSHMGCMSDVDADPRDLEAFAERFKQRRIKLGVTQADVGGALANLKIPGVGSLSQSTICRFESLTLSHNNMIALKPILQAWLEEAEKSHREKLNKPELYNGGEKKRKRTSIAAPEKRSLEAYFAIQPRPSSEKIAAIAEKLDLKKNVVRVWFCNQRQKQKRMKYSACV